One Glycine max cultivar Williams 82 chromosome 3, Glycine_max_v4.0, whole genome shotgun sequence DNA window includes the following coding sequences:
- the LOC100789505 gene encoding DNA-3-methyladenine glycosylase 1 → MMSISSEYGIDISRVRGAVDNANQILEIKKDFGSFDKYIWGFVNHKPLSTQYKFGHKISVKTSKSESISKDMVRRGFRYVGPTVVHSFMQASGLTNDHLITCHWHLQCTLLAARSFVP, encoded by the exons ATGATGTCTATTAGTTCTGAATATGGCATTGACATAAGCAGAGTCCGAGGAGCTGTTGATAATGCTAACCAAATTTTAGAG ATTAAGAAAGACTTTGGCTCATTTGACAAGTACATTTGGGGGTTTGTGAATCATAAACCACTCTCCACTCAATACAAGTTTGGCCACAAGATTTCAGTGAAGACATCAAAATCAGAGAGCATAAGCAAAGACATGGTGAGGAGGGGCTTTAGGTACGTTGGTCCAACAGTGGTTCATTCATTCATGCAAGCATCTGGCCTCACCAATGACCACTTAATCACATGCCACTGGCACTTGCAGTGCACCCTATTGGCAGCTCGATCCTTTGTACCATAG